The sequence TTGACGAATTTGCGACACCTAAAATTGTCTGCTGTGTGAGCCCACGTCTGAGGGAATAGAGATTTCAAAGTGAGTAAGAGAACCCGAGTGTGCAAGAACACTCATGATTTCAATGTACGAGTGAGTCTGGGTATAAAGGAGGTTAGACAGatagagggttgtggggctggagaaggttggaggaagttacagagagagggagggttgttgggggaggctacagagatagggagggttgtaaggatggaaggaggttacagaggtagggtggGCTGCAGGGGCgggaggagatgacagagatagggagcgatgTCTGGGCTGGATGGGAATGTGTGCGACCAGTCAGGAAGACTTTGGATTAGTTGAGCCTCGAGTTAATGATTGACAAGTGAGGCTTTGAGTGGAAGCTGTGCTGAGATTGTGCAGAATTAAATGTGAGGCTCTGGTAGCGAACATTCTGGTTCATCCACGGTGGGGTGGGGgcaaggtggggtgggggcaagGTAGGGTGGGggcaaggtggggtgggggtgggagttgcaggaagaggaatggagacagtgtTGAAGGAAGGAAATAATTTCGGGCTGAATGTCAAGGCCTTCTCTCTATTTCACTCTCTGCCCAAAGCTCACAATGACCCTCCCGCCCCGTTCTGATCTCCCCACAGGTACCATGGGCAAACGGCTGAAAAACATCAATGTGGAAAACACGGATGAGAACCGGAGGTTTTTCCGGCAAATTCTGTTCACCACAAACAGCGAGGTTACTGCTTGCATCGGCGGAATCATCTTCTTCCAAGAGACCCTGTACCAGAAAACAGACGATGGAGTCCCATTCCCCCAACTCATCAAAGACAAGGGCATCGTCGTGGGAATCAAGGTGAGGCACCCGGCGCACTCTGAACTCCTGGGTCAGGAGGTCacaaccgcactgtcagagggtcagtactgagggagtgctgcactgtcagagggtcagtgctgagggagcgctgcactgtcagagggtcagtgctgagggagtgctgcactgtcagagggtcagtgctgagggagtgctgcactgtcagagagtcagtgctgagggagtgccgcactgtcagagggtcagtactgagggagtgccgcactgtcagagggtcagtactgagggagtgctgcactgtcagagggtcagtgctgagggagtgccgcactgtcagagggtcagtgctgagggagtgccgcactgtcagagggtcagtactgaggaagtgccgcactgtcagagggtcagtactgaggaagtgccgcactgtcagagagtcagtactgagggagtgccgcactgtcagagggtcagtacctctcttgttttctctccctctctgtgtctcctctctctttcactttcCCTGTCTTGCTCTTTGGGCAGGACTTTCTGGCCACATTGGAAAATCCTGTGCAAGGTCAACAGACttctgcatggtctgtgtcccgtccGCTCCgttgtgggcgggacgggaagattgggtgggattttacggccttgctcgtcccacagcctaaaatctcacctgaggtcaatgggtcTTtcgatggtccgcccctcgcccgctccgattcccatgacgggcaggacagtaaaattccagcctttgtgttTGTATTTctctatgcccccccccccccccccccccccccccgtctctgtctgtgtgtgtctctctctctctactctacGTTGTGTTGGTTGAGGTTTGGCCGTTTCCGCACTGATCCTACCCAGCTTGTTGGGTGAGTTCTCCCAGCCCCACCTCCTGGCTGGGTGTCTCAGACTGTGCTGCATTccgggaggggtggggttggtggcagaatgctggggggaggaggaatgAGAGAGACAGGCTGAAGGAGATTACGATTGTGAGTGTGCGACTGTGCGTGCGCATGtcagtgtgtgaaagtgtgtgtgtgagaatgaatgTATTTGTGTGGGTGTCAGGGCGAGGGTGTGCTGTTTTGAGGAGGGACAGTGGAGTGAGATACAGGGCATGGATCACCCCTTCTGTGATGCACCCTCTGGTTGAATATCTTGACCAGCTCCCCGCTGGCATCCGCTGAATGGAGCTTGTGGTGGGTGCCATTGGTCACTGACCATGGACTGACTGATCTGAACTGTCTCTTTCTGCTGCTCACAGGTCGATAAAGGAGTGGTTTCATTGGCTGGGACTGAtggagagacagtgacacagggtgAGTGGAGGTGGGAGGATTGATTCACTCAAAAACTCTCCCAAATCTCAGATAGCACACCCCAAGCCCAAATCACTGACCTGTATTCACCCTGTAAACCCCTCACTGATCCCTACACACCCTCTGACCCTCTCACTGACCCCTGCACATCCTCTGACCCCCCTCATTGACGCCTGCACACCCTTTGACCTCCTCACTGATCCGTACACAcactctgaccccctcactgaccctgtaACCCCTCTGACCACCTCACTGACCCCGACACCCTGTTTGACCACCTCACTGACCCCGACACCCTGTTTGACCTCCTCACTGACCCCTACACAccctctgtccccctcactgatctttcCAAACCCTCTGACCACCCACACCTGCCCCGCTCCGTCCCTTCTCACTGACCCTGTGCCACAGACCGCTTGCTGCCTCTTGGGTGAGCACCTCCTCCCCGGGGTGTAATGATTGATGTTCTCTGTGCTCCTCTGGCAGGACTGGACGGCCTGGCTGAGCGCTGTGCCCAGTACAAGAAGGATGGTGCTGAGTTTGCCAAGTGGCGGAGTGTGCTGCGGATCACGGAGAAGGCGCCCTCAGCGCTGGCCATCGAGGAGAATGCCTGGGTGCTGGCGCGTTACGCCAGTATCTGCCAGCAGGTAGGAGCGAGCTGGTGCTGCCAGGCTGTTCCTGAGCCCAGGCAGTGAGCTGGTTCATGAGCGCAGGTATCGAGCAGGAGTCTTGGGTCTTGATAATCCCTCCCTGGCACCGATACAGCCTGGGGAGATGGTACTGTGGTGATAATGTCACGAGACTGGTAATCCCAGGCTGAACCCCTGGGgttacaggttcaaatcccatcattgcaaactggtggaatttaaaaccaactgccccatccccctctctctctctctctctctctctctctctcccccccttctctctctctctctctcccccccttctctctctctctctctcccccccttctctctctctctctctcccccccttctctctctctctctctcccccccttctctctctctctctctctcacccccttctcactctcactctctctctctctctctcccccccttctctctctctctttcttctcccccctttctctctctctctctctctcttcccccccccctctctcccttgctctcccATCCCCGGTTTTTTGAGCTGATGCCTTTGAGACTGGCACTGAGGATTAAGCAGTGGTTTCTAAACGCACCCACCACCTCTCCTCGCCTCTCCCCGCTGCCTCTCCCCGCTGCCTCTCCCCGCTGCCTCTCCCCGCCGCCTCTCCCTGCCGCCTCTCCCCGCCGCCTCTCCCCGCCGCCCACCTCAACAAGGATCAACCTCAATCAACCACATCACATTGAATACGTGAGGAAAAATCTCAAAGCTGAGCCTCGGAAGCTGCTTTGGAAGGTTTACTGGGGCTGACAGGTGGTGtcgaaatgcaggttgttgttgttgtctcccGTGGGCAGTATCtattgcccacccccccccccccccctctccccgccacaccctgaatggccgcactcacccactctctgcttccctgCAGCAAGGCCTGGTGCCCATCGTGGAGCCGGAGATTCTGACCGACGGGAGTCACGACCTCCAGCGCTGTCAGCACGTCACTGAGAAGGTGAGGACCCCCCACCCATTGGCTGCTCGGGGGTGGCAGCACCCCCAGCCTGCCCTCTGATTGGGTGGAGAACAGGGAGCATTCTGGGACAGGGCTGGGAGGGGGGACGAGGAAGAGGGTGCaggcgtggggtggggggaggaggctcGGGGTGAGGGCAAAGGCTGGAGGctgggagggggtgaaggaggatTCTAGGAAGGGGGGGGGACAAGGAAGGATGACATgggagggaggaggctggggggggggggtgacggagGAGGATGGGTGAGGGGAAGAATAATTCTGGGGGGCGGGAGCGAGGGAGAATTCTGGGAGCGGATGAGGGAGGCAGACGGGGAAGATCCTGCGATtgggatatctctctctctctctgtgtgtctcagattaaccagctctctctctctctctctgtcctctctccaggTTCTTGCTGCCTGCTATAAGGCTCTGAATGATCACCATGTGTATCTGGAGGGGACGCTGCTCAAACCCAACATGGTGACAGCTGGACACTGCTGTACCAAAAAGTACAGCCCCGAGGAGGTCGGCATGGCAACCGTCACCGCATTGCGCCGCACCGTGCCAGTGGCAGTGCCTGGTGAGAGCGCGAGAGAAACACCCCACTCTCTGCCCCCAccctctccgtccccccactctctgcccccaccctctccatccccccactctctgcccccACCCTCTCCGTCCTCCCaatctccgcccccctccctccccttccccgcccATCTCTCTGTGGCTCAATATTGACAGTATTTCATAAACGCAAGTCATATGTTCCAGTTCAGtgaatgctctctctctctctccctcccaggtatctgcttcctgtcagggggtcagagtgaggaggaggcgTCTGTGAACCTCAACGCCATCAACCTCTGCCCCCTGCGCAAGCCCTGGAAGCTGAGCTTCTCTTTCGGCCGGGCCCTGCAGGCTTCGGCCCTCTTGGCCTGGTCTGGGAAGGATGAGAATGCAGAGCTGACACAGGAGGCCTTCAGCAAGCGGGCAAAGGTGGGTGAGGAGGgcaggtgggggtgggtgagggggcgggaagGCGGGAGGGGAAGAGGTGTTCGCATTTGCCTCGAGGCTTGGTGCTGCTGACAGCCAGTTGCTGCCAAGTGTGCAAAGTGAGATCCCAGAAAACAAAACCGTTGTTGGAAATTGGCCCATCTTTGACATTGAGTCTGGGGCGGGCGTGGGGGTCGTTTCAAACCACATCACCCAGACTTCGAAATCACTAACGGTTCAAAACAGTTCCCGctgacagtgcgacgctccctcaccGCTGACTGTGCGGCCTAGTGTCCCAGTTTTGTGCTTGAGACGAGAACTGAGCCACGAGTGTGGTTGACACTCCCTGAATCAATTGCCTGAtttaaagggcggcacagtggttagcactgctgcctcacagcaccagggacccaggttcgattcacgacttgggtcagtgtctgtgtggagtctgcatgatctccccgtttctgcgtgggtttcctccggtttccacccacaatccgaaagacgtgctggttaggtggattggccgtgctaaattctccctcagtgtgcccgaacaggcaccggagtgtggcgactaggggattttcacagtaacttcattgcagtgttaatgttagcctacttgtgacttgaataaataaactttaaaaaaactttaaatttagGGAGTGTCCCTAAAGGTGGCCTTTTCCATTCAGTCTTTGCAGCCAAGGCAGCTGGTGTACAAGTTAGGGACCGTGTCTAAATGGTGATCGTGGTTTTTTTCCTCTCTGAATGCAGATTAACAGCCTGGCTTCCAAGGGAGAGTATTCTCCCTCAGGAGACACGAACATTGCTGCCAACTACTCGCTGTACGCCGAGAACTACACTTACTAATGGACCAGCAACAAACTTATACAGAATCCCGACGCTTCCCTCACCCCCCTTGATTGTGGTATGACCCCCGCCACCCCATCCTCCAGTTTTACATTTCGCACCCTCGCAAGTGGAGGGACGCTTGATCCTCCTCCAGTCTCCCACTACCTCAAGTCTCACAACTGGAAGGAATATCGAGAGGGTGGGACGAGGGAGGGTGCCCTTCCCTCTCCCACCTGTGAATGAAGTTTCCACCTCACCCCTTGGTAACCCCTCCCCTCtgcgtcaatgggaatcagataatttctggaaatccaaatgacAATTAACACAAGTTGTAAAACTGctcatgcctgtgtgtgtgtgccttttaTTTTATGTATTTGGCCTTGAATAGCACTTAACAGACGTGTCGCCAAAAGTTTTTCACCTCACATTCATTAGGACAAATGCAAGAGAGTCAGATTTCATATGATCCCAACAATTTttactgcaggagaaaagggtgttaATTGGTTGGCCGGTCCACTCTGGTTGGGATGTCGTCATTGTCTGGGTCCTGGACCAGAAACCTGAGATAGATTGTGAAACCAGactaaaccccccccctccccccaacaatttttctattttggcaaaaatatgaggaaaggatacttccttccaggaatgattTTGCTGACAAGGTCGGGATCTTTATAGTGAAACCAACTTtacttaataacacagtttatataaagctctaacaaatgaagcaattTAACTCTTaatagttgaacaatatttaaaaatgaaaagcaaaCAAATTTAATTtccaacttatcactgtttcagttccaaataagcaacattcctcttatagacttaaaggcCACTTTAGCAATCATAaacatacttgctataatgagtgttgGTGgtcgaagctttcagagagagagttccagaagcTTTCAAAATCATTCTAATTTCAACCAGGCTTCAGCTGCAAAGTAAACTCCTTTCTGCaaaagctgtttctctctctgctacagacccaggacTGCCCAGAAACCATATCATCATGTGACCCTGTCTAATCCCAAGTCCCAGAAGAACTTAAGTAAACAGAAGTCCATTAACTATTGGGGACtcatttgttagagggatagataggaggttctgtggcaacaagagagactcacggatggtatgttgcctcccggatgccagggcccgtgacatctccgaccgcgtcttcaggattctaaagggggagggggaacagtcacaagtcgtggtgcatgtcggcaccaaagacataggtaagagaggggacggggatttaaaacaggaattcagggagcttgggtggaagctgagagccaggacaaaacaggttgtcatctctggtatgttgccggtgccacgggatagcgagttgaggaacagggagagagtgcagttaaacacatggatgcagggatggtgtaggagggagggtttcagctatgtggataattggaacactttctggggaaggtggaacctgtaccaacaggacggggtgcacctgaaccagaagggcaccaatatcctgggagggaaatttgctacggctcttcagggggatttaaacgaatttgtcagggggatgggaaaaggaggtcagtgagtgtagtgaggtactgggaagggtatcatggtcaaaggtgggtaccagcagacaagatgaaggggatagatagagtgaacattcaaagactatttcctcgggtggatggagctattacaagggggcataactatagggttcgtggtgggagatacaggaaggatatcagaggtaggttctttacgcagagagtggttggggtgtagaatggactgcctgcagtgatagtggagtcagacactttcggaacatttcagcggttattggataggcacatggagcacaccaggatgatagggagtgggatagcttgatcttggtttcagataaagctcggcac comes from Mustelus asterias chromosome 20, sMusAst1.hap1.1, whole genome shotgun sequence and encodes:
- the LOC144508383 gene encoding fructose-bisphosphate aldolase B-like — protein: MTHQFVTLTPEQKAELAGIAQRIVAPGKGILAADESVGTMGKRLKNINVENTDENRRFFRQILFTTNSEVTACIGGIIFFQETLYQKTDDGVPFPQLIKDKGIVVGIKVDKGVVSLAGTDGETVTQGLDGLAERCAQYKKDGAEFAKWRSVLRITEKAPSALAIEENAWVLARYASICQQQGLVPIVEPEILTDGSHDLQRCQHVTEKVLAACYKALNDHHVYLEGTLLKPNMVTAGHCCTKKYSPEEVGMATVTALRRTVPVAVPGICFLSGGQSEEEASVNLNAINLCPLRKPWKLSFSFGRALQASALLAWSGKDENAELTQEAFSKRAKINSLASKGEYSPSGDTNIAANYSLYAENYTY